Proteins from a single region of Punica granatum isolate Tunisia-2019 chromosome 8, ASM765513v2, whole genome shotgun sequence:
- the LOC116188080 gene encoding uncharacterized protein LOC116188080 isoform X1, with protein MEGRDDAEGQEDRPSSPYWALQQISEEAFRVAGEALQSVYNGSPSLSPLAPGHRRSQSEVMTAGHRRSNSLQRLKVQMQKAWRWGSNLQEESPRSNFNPEILANQKRQWYQLHSKTMDNSKFKEPTSLFEHFIIAGLQSDTNLEVVEDAFARRKRWESEMAKSETLDFGLSQYRGPSPPALEPQILFKYPPTKRLPMRLKDLAAFCFPGGVQARLLERTPSLSDLNELVYGQEHLGRDDLSFIFSFKMADGSTLYGVCLHAPEIVQRPPGIFGNSSPLPMSSSGCRFLVSAPRCYCVLTRVPFFELHYEMLNSIIAQERLNRITQFVNEMALTTYIPSDSNSHEEVNENASYSPDSSESQADWTTSAIPLHSAIALTAAAAGLVPDDGVTSPSLKNWEPQSPESVTTSETSELSHSRESDRDGAKSSLYIDDNTSEASESRFNSSGRMNGCYGNGHASPDVGAFFNLRSRTMERLGSPDSLFSPVRSLASEDEDDDLFTNSDKDVGDDVIMDWAREHKNDLLQIVCSYHALPLPSRGNMIVFRPLEHLQAIEYHRPPVSALGLPEVCLDLLEPAEVNAKMAAAEEALALSIWTTATTCRVLSLESILAVFAGVLLEKQVVLTCPNLGVLSATVLSLIPIIRPFEWQCLLIPVLPGRMLDFLEAPVPFIVGVQQKPADFKIKTSNLVHVNVLKDQVKMCHLPTLPQYRELISQLRPIHARLSCENSIARRHPVYRCNEVQAEAAARFLTVMRNYLESLCSELRSHTITSVQSNNDRVSLLLKDSFIDSFPNCDRAFIKLLVDTQMFSALSDARLSTYESMRF; from the exons ATGGAAGGAAGAGATGATGCCGAAGGACAAGAGGATCGGCCCTCGTCCCCTTACTGGGCCCTTCAGCAAATTTCTGAGGAGGCTTTCAGAGTTGCAGGTGAGGCATTGCAGAGCGTCTATAATGGCAGCCCTAGCCTCTCTCCCCTTGCACCAGGTCACAGGCGAAGTCAGAGTGAGGTCATGACTGCTGGCCACCGGAGATCAAATAGCCTCCAGAGATTGAAGGTTCAGATGCAGAAGGCTTGGCGGTGGGGGAGTAATCTGCAAGAAGAAAGTCCTCGGTCCAACTTCAATCCCGAGATTTTGGCAAACCAGAAGAGACAGTGGTATCAGCTCCACTCGAAAACTATG GATAACAGTAAATTTAAGGAGCCCACCTCTTTATTTGAACATTTTATTATCGCCGGTCTGCAATCGGACACAAATCTAGAAGTTGTGGAGGATGCATTTGCTAGAAGGAAAAGGTGGGAGTCAGAGATGGCAAAATCCGAAACACTAGACTTCGGGCTTTCGCAGTATCGAGGGCCCTCTCCACCTGCATTGGAACCTCAG ATACTTTTTAAGTATCCTCCTACGAAGAGGTTGCCAATGCGTTTGAAGGATTTAGCAGCATTTTGTTTTCCTGGAGGTGTTCAG GCGCGATTGCTGGAGAGGACTCCATCTCTTAGTGATCTAAACGAACTTGTCTATGGGCAG GAACATTTGGGCAGGGATGACTTATCCTTCATTTTCTCATTTAAG ATGGCTGATGGTTCAACTCTTTATGGGGTTTGCTTACATGCACCTGAAATCGTCCAAAGGCCCCCTGGAATTTTCGGAAACTCATCTCCCCTTCCCATGTCTTCAAGTGGATGCCGTTTTTTAGTGTCTGCTCCCCGCTGTTACTGCGTCTTAACAAGAGTTCCTTTCTTTGAGTTACATTATGAGATGCTGAACAG TATTATTGCACAGGAGCGCCTGAACAGGATAACACAGTTTGTCAATGAGATGGCCTTAACAACTTACATCCCGTCTGACTCGAACTCTCACGAAGAAGTCAACGAGAATGCTTCTTACTCTCCTGATAGTAGTGAGAGCCAGGCTGATTGGACAACCTCCGCCATACCCCTTCATTCTGCCATCGCCCTCACAGCAGCTGCTGCTGGACTCGTGCCCGATGATGGAGTCACATCCCCGTCGTTGAAGAACTGGGAACCTCAGTCCCCTGAGAGTGTTACTACGAGTGAGACTTCAGAGTTAAGTCACTCAAGGGAATCTGATCGCGATGGTGCTAAGAGTTCGCTGTATATTGATGATAATACCTCCGAGGCCTCAGAGTCTCGGTTCAACTCTTCAGGTAGAATGAATGGGTGCTATGGGAACGGCCATGCTTCCCCTGATGTTGGGGCTTTTTTTAACTTGAGGAGCCGAACTATGGAGCGGCTTGGGAGTCCCGATTCACTTTTCAG TCCAGTTAGAAGTTTAGCTTCAGAGGATGAGGACGATGACCTTTTCACAAATTCCGACAAGGATGTGGGGGATGACGTAATAATGGACTGGGCAAGG GAACATAAGAATGATTTACTACAGATAGTTTGTAGTTATCATGCCCTGCCTCTTCCGTCGCGAGGAAACATGATAGTCTTTCGGCCACTCGAACATTTACAGGCAATTGAATACCATAGACCACCAGTTTCTGCTCTAGGATTGCCTGAAGTTTGTTTAGATTTGCTCGAACCAGCTGAG GTCAACGCAAAGATGGCTGCTGCCGAGGAAGCTCTTGCACTATCTATATGGACAACTGCAACAACTTGTAGAGTTCTCTCCCTTGAAAGT ATTTTGGCTGTGTTTGCTGGAGTATTATTGGAGAAGCAGGTGGTACTGACGTGCCCGAATCTG GGTGTTTTATCGGCTACAGTACTCTCTCTTATTCCCATTATACGTCCATTTGAATGGCAGTGTTTGTTAATACCT GTTCTACCGGGGAGGATGCTTGATTTTCTTGAGGCACCAGTTCCTTTCATA GTGGGAGTACAACAAAAGCCGGCTGATTTTAAGATAAAAACCTCCAATCTTGTTCATGTGAATGTGCTTAAGGACCAG GTGAAGATGTGTCACTTACCAACTCTACCTCAGTATAGAGAGCTTATTTCTCAACTAAGACCTATCCATGCGCGACTCTCCTGTGAAAACTCCATAGCCAGAAGGCACCCTGTATATCGCTGCAATGAAGTGCAG GCTGAAGCTGCTGCTCGATTTTTGACCGTAATGAGGAACTACCTAGAGTCACTTTGTTCTGAACTGAGGTCTCATACTATAACCAGTGTGCAATCAAATAATGACAGG GTGTCATTACTTCTGAAGGATAGCTTTATTGATTCGTTCCCCAACTGTGACCGAGCATTCATTAAG CTACTTGTTGACACGCAGATGTTTAGTGCTCTCTCGGACGCTCGCTTATCAACCTACGAGAGTATGCGATTCTAA
- the LOC116188080 gene encoding uncharacterized protein LOC116188080 isoform X2 — MEGRDDAEGQEDRPSSPYWALQQISEEAFRVAGEALQSVYNGSPSLSPLAPGHRRSQSEVMTAGHRRSNSLQRLKVQMQKAWRWGSNLQEESPRSNFNPEILANQKRQWYQLHSKTMDNSKFKEPTSLFEHFIIAGLQSDTNLEVVEDAFARRKRWESEMAKSETLDFGLSQYRGPSPPALEPQARLLERTPSLSDLNELVYGQEHLGRDDLSFIFSFKMADGSTLYGVCLHAPEIVQRPPGIFGNSSPLPMSSSGCRFLVSAPRCYCVLTRVPFFELHYEMLNSIIAQERLNRITQFVNEMALTTYIPSDSNSHEEVNENASYSPDSSESQADWTTSAIPLHSAIALTAAAAGLVPDDGVTSPSLKNWEPQSPESVTTSETSELSHSRESDRDGAKSSLYIDDNTSEASESRFNSSGRMNGCYGNGHASPDVGAFFNLRSRTMERLGSPDSLFSPVRSLASEDEDDDLFTNSDKDVGDDVIMDWAREHKNDLLQIVCSYHALPLPSRGNMIVFRPLEHLQAIEYHRPPVSALGLPEVCLDLLEPAEVNAKMAAAEEALALSIWTTATTCRVLSLESILAVFAGVLLEKQVVLTCPNLGVLSATVLSLIPIIRPFEWQCLLIPVLPGRMLDFLEAPVPFIVGVQQKPADFKIKTSNLVHVNVLKDQVKMCHLPTLPQYRELISQLRPIHARLSCENSIARRHPVYRCNEVQAEAAARFLTVMRNYLESLCSELRSHTITSVQSNNDRVSLLLKDSFIDSFPNCDRAFIKLLVDTQMFSALSDARLSTYESMRF; from the exons ATGGAAGGAAGAGATGATGCCGAAGGACAAGAGGATCGGCCCTCGTCCCCTTACTGGGCCCTTCAGCAAATTTCTGAGGAGGCTTTCAGAGTTGCAGGTGAGGCATTGCAGAGCGTCTATAATGGCAGCCCTAGCCTCTCTCCCCTTGCACCAGGTCACAGGCGAAGTCAGAGTGAGGTCATGACTGCTGGCCACCGGAGATCAAATAGCCTCCAGAGATTGAAGGTTCAGATGCAGAAGGCTTGGCGGTGGGGGAGTAATCTGCAAGAAGAAAGTCCTCGGTCCAACTTCAATCCCGAGATTTTGGCAAACCAGAAGAGACAGTGGTATCAGCTCCACTCGAAAACTATG GATAACAGTAAATTTAAGGAGCCCACCTCTTTATTTGAACATTTTATTATCGCCGGTCTGCAATCGGACACAAATCTAGAAGTTGTGGAGGATGCATTTGCTAGAAGGAAAAGGTGGGAGTCAGAGATGGCAAAATCCGAAACACTAGACTTCGGGCTTTCGCAGTATCGAGGGCCCTCTCCACCTGCATTGGAACCTCAG GCGCGATTGCTGGAGAGGACTCCATCTCTTAGTGATCTAAACGAACTTGTCTATGGGCAG GAACATTTGGGCAGGGATGACTTATCCTTCATTTTCTCATTTAAG ATGGCTGATGGTTCAACTCTTTATGGGGTTTGCTTACATGCACCTGAAATCGTCCAAAGGCCCCCTGGAATTTTCGGAAACTCATCTCCCCTTCCCATGTCTTCAAGTGGATGCCGTTTTTTAGTGTCTGCTCCCCGCTGTTACTGCGTCTTAACAAGAGTTCCTTTCTTTGAGTTACATTATGAGATGCTGAACAG TATTATTGCACAGGAGCGCCTGAACAGGATAACACAGTTTGTCAATGAGATGGCCTTAACAACTTACATCCCGTCTGACTCGAACTCTCACGAAGAAGTCAACGAGAATGCTTCTTACTCTCCTGATAGTAGTGAGAGCCAGGCTGATTGGACAACCTCCGCCATACCCCTTCATTCTGCCATCGCCCTCACAGCAGCTGCTGCTGGACTCGTGCCCGATGATGGAGTCACATCCCCGTCGTTGAAGAACTGGGAACCTCAGTCCCCTGAGAGTGTTACTACGAGTGAGACTTCAGAGTTAAGTCACTCAAGGGAATCTGATCGCGATGGTGCTAAGAGTTCGCTGTATATTGATGATAATACCTCCGAGGCCTCAGAGTCTCGGTTCAACTCTTCAGGTAGAATGAATGGGTGCTATGGGAACGGCCATGCTTCCCCTGATGTTGGGGCTTTTTTTAACTTGAGGAGCCGAACTATGGAGCGGCTTGGGAGTCCCGATTCACTTTTCAG TCCAGTTAGAAGTTTAGCTTCAGAGGATGAGGACGATGACCTTTTCACAAATTCCGACAAGGATGTGGGGGATGACGTAATAATGGACTGGGCAAGG GAACATAAGAATGATTTACTACAGATAGTTTGTAGTTATCATGCCCTGCCTCTTCCGTCGCGAGGAAACATGATAGTCTTTCGGCCACTCGAACATTTACAGGCAATTGAATACCATAGACCACCAGTTTCTGCTCTAGGATTGCCTGAAGTTTGTTTAGATTTGCTCGAACCAGCTGAG GTCAACGCAAAGATGGCTGCTGCCGAGGAAGCTCTTGCACTATCTATATGGACAACTGCAACAACTTGTAGAGTTCTCTCCCTTGAAAGT ATTTTGGCTGTGTTTGCTGGAGTATTATTGGAGAAGCAGGTGGTACTGACGTGCCCGAATCTG GGTGTTTTATCGGCTACAGTACTCTCTCTTATTCCCATTATACGTCCATTTGAATGGCAGTGTTTGTTAATACCT GTTCTACCGGGGAGGATGCTTGATTTTCTTGAGGCACCAGTTCCTTTCATA GTGGGAGTACAACAAAAGCCGGCTGATTTTAAGATAAAAACCTCCAATCTTGTTCATGTGAATGTGCTTAAGGACCAG GTGAAGATGTGTCACTTACCAACTCTACCTCAGTATAGAGAGCTTATTTCTCAACTAAGACCTATCCATGCGCGACTCTCCTGTGAAAACTCCATAGCCAGAAGGCACCCTGTATATCGCTGCAATGAAGTGCAG GCTGAAGCTGCTGCTCGATTTTTGACCGTAATGAGGAACTACCTAGAGTCACTTTGTTCTGAACTGAGGTCTCATACTATAACCAGTGTGCAATCAAATAATGACAGG GTGTCATTACTTCTGAAGGATAGCTTTATTGATTCGTTCCCCAACTGTGACCGAGCATTCATTAAG CTACTTGTTGACACGCAGATGTTTAGTGCTCTCTCGGACGCTCGCTTATCAACCTACGAGAGTATGCGATTCTAA
- the LOC116188080 gene encoding uncharacterized protein LOC116188080 isoform X3, with the protein MAKSETLDFGLSQYRGPSPPALEPQILFKYPPTKRLPMRLKDLAAFCFPGGVQARLLERTPSLSDLNELVYGQEHLGRDDLSFIFSFKMADGSTLYGVCLHAPEIVQRPPGIFGNSSPLPMSSSGCRFLVSAPRCYCVLTRVPFFELHYEMLNSIIAQERLNRITQFVNEMALTTYIPSDSNSHEEVNENASYSPDSSESQADWTTSAIPLHSAIALTAAAAGLVPDDGVTSPSLKNWEPQSPESVTTSETSELSHSRESDRDGAKSSLYIDDNTSEASESRFNSSGRMNGCYGNGHASPDVGAFFNLRSRTMERLGSPDSLFSPVRSLASEDEDDDLFTNSDKDVGDDVIMDWAREHKNDLLQIVCSYHALPLPSRGNMIVFRPLEHLQAIEYHRPPVSALGLPEVCLDLLEPAEVNAKMAAAEEALALSIWTTATTCRVLSLESILAVFAGVLLEKQVVLTCPNLGVLSATVLSLIPIIRPFEWQCLLIPVLPGRMLDFLEAPVPFIVGVQQKPADFKIKTSNLVHVNVLKDQVKMCHLPTLPQYRELISQLRPIHARLSCENSIARRHPVYRCNEVQAEAAARFLTVMRNYLESLCSELRSHTITSVQSNNDRVSLLLKDSFIDSFPNCDRAFIKLLVDTQMFSALSDARLSTYESMRF; encoded by the exons ATGGCAAAATCCGAAACACTAGACTTCGGGCTTTCGCAGTATCGAGGGCCCTCTCCACCTGCATTGGAACCTCAG ATACTTTTTAAGTATCCTCCTACGAAGAGGTTGCCAATGCGTTTGAAGGATTTAGCAGCATTTTGTTTTCCTGGAGGTGTTCAG GCGCGATTGCTGGAGAGGACTCCATCTCTTAGTGATCTAAACGAACTTGTCTATGGGCAG GAACATTTGGGCAGGGATGACTTATCCTTCATTTTCTCATTTAAG ATGGCTGATGGTTCAACTCTTTATGGGGTTTGCTTACATGCACCTGAAATCGTCCAAAGGCCCCCTGGAATTTTCGGAAACTCATCTCCCCTTCCCATGTCTTCAAGTGGATGCCGTTTTTTAGTGTCTGCTCCCCGCTGTTACTGCGTCTTAACAAGAGTTCCTTTCTTTGAGTTACATTATGAGATGCTGAACAG TATTATTGCACAGGAGCGCCTGAACAGGATAACACAGTTTGTCAATGAGATGGCCTTAACAACTTACATCCCGTCTGACTCGAACTCTCACGAAGAAGTCAACGAGAATGCTTCTTACTCTCCTGATAGTAGTGAGAGCCAGGCTGATTGGACAACCTCCGCCATACCCCTTCATTCTGCCATCGCCCTCACAGCAGCTGCTGCTGGACTCGTGCCCGATGATGGAGTCACATCCCCGTCGTTGAAGAACTGGGAACCTCAGTCCCCTGAGAGTGTTACTACGAGTGAGACTTCAGAGTTAAGTCACTCAAGGGAATCTGATCGCGATGGTGCTAAGAGTTCGCTGTATATTGATGATAATACCTCCGAGGCCTCAGAGTCTCGGTTCAACTCTTCAGGTAGAATGAATGGGTGCTATGGGAACGGCCATGCTTCCCCTGATGTTGGGGCTTTTTTTAACTTGAGGAGCCGAACTATGGAGCGGCTTGGGAGTCCCGATTCACTTTTCAG TCCAGTTAGAAGTTTAGCTTCAGAGGATGAGGACGATGACCTTTTCACAAATTCCGACAAGGATGTGGGGGATGACGTAATAATGGACTGGGCAAGG GAACATAAGAATGATTTACTACAGATAGTTTGTAGTTATCATGCCCTGCCTCTTCCGTCGCGAGGAAACATGATAGTCTTTCGGCCACTCGAACATTTACAGGCAATTGAATACCATAGACCACCAGTTTCTGCTCTAGGATTGCCTGAAGTTTGTTTAGATTTGCTCGAACCAGCTGAG GTCAACGCAAAGATGGCTGCTGCCGAGGAAGCTCTTGCACTATCTATATGGACAACTGCAACAACTTGTAGAGTTCTCTCCCTTGAAAGT ATTTTGGCTGTGTTTGCTGGAGTATTATTGGAGAAGCAGGTGGTACTGACGTGCCCGAATCTG GGTGTTTTATCGGCTACAGTACTCTCTCTTATTCCCATTATACGTCCATTTGAATGGCAGTGTTTGTTAATACCT GTTCTACCGGGGAGGATGCTTGATTTTCTTGAGGCACCAGTTCCTTTCATA GTGGGAGTACAACAAAAGCCGGCTGATTTTAAGATAAAAACCTCCAATCTTGTTCATGTGAATGTGCTTAAGGACCAG GTGAAGATGTGTCACTTACCAACTCTACCTCAGTATAGAGAGCTTATTTCTCAACTAAGACCTATCCATGCGCGACTCTCCTGTGAAAACTCCATAGCCAGAAGGCACCCTGTATATCGCTGCAATGAAGTGCAG GCTGAAGCTGCTGCTCGATTTTTGACCGTAATGAGGAACTACCTAGAGTCACTTTGTTCTGAACTGAGGTCTCATACTATAACCAGTGTGCAATCAAATAATGACAGG GTGTCATTACTTCTGAAGGATAGCTTTATTGATTCGTTCCCCAACTGTGACCGAGCATTCATTAAG CTACTTGTTGACACGCAGATGTTTAGTGCTCTCTCGGACGCTCGCTTATCAACCTACGAGAGTATGCGATTCTAA